The segment CCGCGGGAGAACTCCTTGCGGTTTTCAGCGCGGGGGCGTACGGTTTCGTGATGTCGTCTAATTACAACACGAGACCCCGGGCTGCCGAGGTTCTTGTAAGCGGTGAGAGGTACTGCGAGATAAGGGCTAGGGAAACTCTCGAGGATCTCCTGAAAGCTGAGAGCATCGCGGAATTTCTTTAGCATCGAAACGGCACTTGGTAGTTAAGTCATGAAACAGGGTTTTAACGGGCTTAAGGTAACGTCTTTTGAAAGTCGCCGTTGCGAGGAGATGAAAAAACTCATCTCTTATCACGGCGGCGTGCCCAGGGTCGCACCCTCGATGAGGGAAGTCCCCGATCTTAAAAGTCCTTACGTTGCCGGGTTTGCCGATGATCTCTTCTCGGGCAACATCGATCTTCTTGTTTTAATGACAGGGGTAGGCACGCGGATCCTCTCCGACATCGTAATTGCTGAGTCGGGAGAAAAGAAATATTTGGATGCCCTGCGCGCGACGACGATTCTTGCCAGAGGTCCTAAACCCGTGGCGGCCCTTCGCAAATTCGGGATAAGACCGAATATAACCGTTTCCGAACCGAACACATGGAGAGACATACTTTCCACTTTTGACCAGAGGGACATGTCGCTTGAGAACCTGGTCGTGTACGTCCAGGAATACGGGGTCTCCAACGAGGAGTTTCTCGCTTCTCTTGAAAAAAGAGGAGCCGACGTAAGAAGAATTCCCATTTACAGGTGGGCGCTGCCGGAGGATCTGGGTCCCCTGCGCGATGCTGTAAGATCCGTATCCAAGGGGGAGGAGGACTGCCTCCTGTTCACAAGCTCCCGGCAGGTATCCAACCTTTTTGAGGTGGCGGCCGGGGAAGGATATGCCAACGACTTCATTGAAGGAATCAAAAAAGCGCTTGTATGTTCGATCGGACCGACCACCACGGAGACACTCAGGGAAAACGGGATATCCGTTGACTATGAGCCCGACAGCCCGAAAATGGGGAACCTGGTGAGAGAGGTGGCCAGAAGGTCAGCGGCGCTTCTCGCCAAAAAAAGAACAGCTTTTCAAAACGGGGTGGATACCCGGAACTGGAACCGCACGCAGATGGTCTGGTCGGAGGACCGCGTGCAGGTCCAGAGGAGAGAAATCACTTCTGAAGGAGCATTTATGAAGGCGTGTCGGCTCGAGAAAACCGATTATACTCCCATCTGGCTTATGCGACAGGCGGGCAGGTTTCTCCGGGAATACAGGGAGGCCCGCTCCCGCGTTTCTTTCAAGGAGTTTTGCAAGACCCCGGATCTGGCCTCGGAAATTACGCTGATGGTGGTTGACCGCTTCGGCGTGGACGCGGCCATCATTTTCTCAGACATACTGCTCATACTGGAACCCCTGGGGCTTTCCCTTGAGTACTCGAGCGTTGACGGTCCCGTGATAGGCAAACCTCTTAGGACCCGAAGGCGCATAGAGGCCCTGAGGGACTTTGATCCCGAAAGCATGGATTTTGTCTACGAGGCTCTGCGTATCACGAGAAAGGCGCTTGCCCCCGAAGTTTCGCTTATTGGTTTTAGCGGCGCTCCCTTTACCGTGGCATCCTATGCGGTTGAGGGAAGCGGTTCAAAAAACTACGTAAACACGAAAAAACTCATGTATGGAGACCCTTCCCTGTGGGAGAGGCTGATGGAGATCCTGACCGGGAGTATTTCGGATTATCTCTGCGCTCAGGTGGATGCCGGGGCCGATGCCATGCAGATTTTCGACAGTTGGGTAGGTTGTCTTTCCCCGGCGGATTACGAAAGATTCGTCTTTCCGCACGTAAAAAAACTCATCTCGTCGCTTCCGCCGGAAGTCCCGGTAATATTGTTCGGGACCGGAACCGGTTCCTTGCTCGAACTCATGGGAGATACCGGGGCTGGAGTTATCGGCCTTGACTGGAGGGTCGATATTCTTGACGGCTGGCAGAGGGCGGGAAGTTCTCTTGCGGTTCAGGGGAATCTTGATCCGGTCTCAATGCTCTCAACCCCGTCTCATGTCGTGGAGAAGGCGAGGAAGATACTGGACAGAGTTGAAGGGAGGCCTGGGCATATATTCAATCTGGGTCACGGTGTACTGCCGCAGACGCCGGTTGATAATGTCCTGAGGCTGATTGATGAAGTTCACGAGTATTCCGCGCGAAAAAGGGCTTAGGAAGAAGTTCCATGAAAAACAATTTTGACGCCGTAATGATGATTGGATACGGGGCTCCCGAGAAAAAAAAGGACATAATACCCTTTCTCAGGAATGTGGCTAGCGGGAGACCGATACCCGAGGACAGGCTGCGGGAGGTCGCCCATCACTACGAAATCTTCGACGGGAAGTCTCCGCTCAACGAATTCACTTACAAGCAGGCCCAAAAACTTGAGAAGCTTCTTTCTGGGTGGGGGTACAATCTTCCGGTTTACGTCGGGATGAGGAACTGGCATCCGTTCATCAAGGATTCCCTTGAGCAGATGCGGGAAAGTGGTGTGAAGAACCTGGTGGGCCTCATAATGGCCGTTTACCGCTCCGACGCGAGCTGGGAGAGGTACATGAGGGATGTGAGCGAGGCCTGCGAAGATCTCGAGATGGAGCTTCACGTGGAATATGTTCCACCGCTTTTCAACCATCCTCTTTTCATAGAGGGCTCGGCGGCCAAGGTGACGGAACGAATGCGCGACATTCCCGAGGACAGGCTTGATACCACCATGCTTGTGTTTACGGCTCACAGCATTCCCGAGAAGATGTCGGATTCATCTCCCTATGCTCTTCAGTTTGAAACTTCTTCCATGCTGGTGGCGGACAGAGTCGGGCACAAAAAATGGATGATTGCCTACCAGAGCAGGAGCGGCTCTCCGAACGAAAAATGGCTTGAGCCGGACGTATGCGACGTGATAGGGAACCTTGCTGACCGGGGTTTCACGGATATTGTGATTCAGCCGATAGGATTTGTCTGCGATCATATCGAAGTGCTTTTCGATATAGGCGTTGAGGCCACCGAGGCTGCGCGCGAGTGCGGGGTGAACCTCTACAGGGCCGAGACCGTGAACGATGATGACCGCTACATAAAGGCCCTGGGCGACGGGGTGCTGAGGCTCATCGATTCAGAAAACTCCCGGCAATAAGCTAAGATAATTCGTTATGAAAGTCGCGATTGTCGGCGCGGGAATCTCGGGTCTTTCCTCGGCCCACTACCTGAGAAAGCTCTGTCGAGAGGGTAATGTTCCCCTTCAGCTTGTTCTTTTTGAATCTTCCGAGCGTCCTGGCGGGGTTCTTGATACCGTAAAAAAGGAAGACATGGTTCTTGAACTAGGGCCCGACTCCTTTATAACTTCAAAGCCCTGGGCCCTTGATCTTGCAAGAGAGCTTGGACTTGAGGATTCGCTCCTTGGAGTGGGATACGGCAAGGGGAAAACCACTTTCGTTTATCAGGCGGGAAGGCTCTGGGCGCTTCCCGAAGGTTTTTTCCTGATGGCCCCCTCAAGGCTTCTGCCGTTTCTGCGCAGCGGACTGTTCAGTGCCGGGGCCAAGCTCAGGGTGCTTCTTGAGCCTCTGGTTCCGCGCGGGGGGGGAGGGGACGAAAGCGTCCGTTCTTTTGTGGAAAGGAGGTTCGGAAGGGAAATCTTCGAGAAGGCCGCGCAGCCACTTCTGGGCGGAATTTACATGGCTGAT is part of the Candidatus Dadabacteria bacterium genome and harbors:
- the hemE gene encoding uroporphyrinogen decarboxylase; the protein is MKQGFNGLKVTSFESRRCEEMKKLISYHGGVPRVAPSMREVPDLKSPYVAGFADDLFSGNIDLLVLMTGVGTRILSDIVIAESGEKKYLDALRATTILARGPKPVAALRKFGIRPNITVSEPNTWRDILSTFDQRDMSLENLVVYVQEYGVSNEEFLASLEKRGADVRRIPIYRWALPEDLGPLRDAVRSVSKGEEDCLLFTSSRQVSNLFEVAAGEGYANDFIEGIKKALVCSIGPTTTETLRENGISVDYEPDSPKMGNLVREVARRSAALLAKKRTAFQNGVDTRNWNRTQMVWSEDRVQVQRREITSEGAFMKACRLEKTDYTPIWLMRQAGRFLREYREARSRVSFKEFCKTPDLASEITLMVVDRFGVDAAIIFSDILLILEPLGLSLEYSSVDGPVIGKPLRTRRRIEALRDFDPESMDFVYEALRITRKALAPEVSLIGFSGAPFTVASYAVEGSGSKNYVNTKKLMYGDPSLWERLMEILTGSISDYLCAQVDAGADAMQIFDSWVGCLSPADYERFVFPHVKKLISSLPPEVPVILFGTGTGSLLELMGDTGAGVIGLDWRVDILDGWQRAGSSLAVQGNLDPVSMLSTPSHVVEKARKILDRVEGRPGHIFNLGHGVLPQTPVDNVLRLIDEVHEYSARKRA
- the hemH gene encoding ferrochelatase — protein: MKNNFDAVMMIGYGAPEKKKDIIPFLRNVASGRPIPEDRLREVAHHYEIFDGKSPLNEFTYKQAQKLEKLLSGWGYNLPVYVGMRNWHPFIKDSLEQMRESGVKNLVGLIMAVYRSDASWERYMRDVSEACEDLEMELHVEYVPPLFNHPLFIEGSAAKVTERMRDIPEDRLDTTMLVFTAHSIPEKMSDSSPYALQFETSSMLVADRVGHKKWMIAYQSRSGSPNEKWLEPDVCDVIGNLADRGFTDIVIQPIGFVCDHIEVLFDIGVEATEAARECGVNLYRAETVNDDDRYIKALGDGVLRLIDSENSRQ